The DNA region AATGGAGATATCGAAGGTTCCACCACCAAGGTCGAACACAGCAATCTTCATATCGGTAGCCTTCTTGTCGAGTCCATAAGCAAGTGCAGCGGCAGTTGGTTCGTTGATAATACGACGAACCTTAAGCCCGGAAATTTCACCAGCCTCCTTTGTTGCCTGACGTTGAGAATCGCTGAAGTAGGCTGGCACCGTGATTACAGCTTCTGTAACTTCCTGTCCAAGATAGTCTTCTGCCGTTTTCTTCATCTTTTGAAGAATCATTGCAGAAATTTCCTGAGGAGAGTATTTTCTGTCGTCAATCTGAACGCGAGGGGTGTTATTTTCACCCTTAACTACCACGTAGGAAACACGATTGATCTCCTTTTGAACTTTGTCGAAAGTTTCTCCCATAAATCTTTTTATGGAGAAGATTGTTTTCTTCGGGTTCGTTATGGCTTGGCGTTTCGCAGGATCGCCTATTTTTCGTTCACCATTTTCAACAAATGCAACCATCGAAGGGGTGGTGCGCTTTCCCTCACTGTTTGGAATAACCACTGGCTCGTTACCCTCCATTACAGCAACGCAGGAGTTGGTTGTCCCGAGGTCTATACCAATAATTTTACCCATTTTCTTTACTATTTTATGTTTATAACTTTTGTCGTTATCCATCATTTTACAATCATTGTGCCATTGGGCTAATATGACAAGAATAATTTGCTGATGTCAGAGAATGAGCCATAAAGTGATCGGTCCATGGCTGCATATGGTGACAATACGTCAGTTTTTTGTTAGTCAAACAGAGCTATGATGTGTGTTTTGGCATTATTCTTATTCTTTGTAGCTTTGTCATTGCAATTCTCCTGCAGTAAAGCAGGTGAACTTATTATATGTAGCGTATGTCATTAGAAGGAAAAGTTCGTGTTGTAACCACACATGTTCTTCAAGAGATGAAGTTGCGTGGTGAAAGAATCGCCATGCTTACTGCATACGATTATTCCATGGCCCGTATTCTCGACGAGTCAGGTATTGACGTGGTGCTGGTTGGCGATTCCGCTTCCAACGTTATGGCTGGGCATATATCCACCCTGCCAATAACCCTCGATCAGATGATTTACCATGCATCAGGCGTGGTTAGAGCCGTGAAGCGAGCTCTGGTTGTGGTTGATTTACCCTTTGGAACATATCAGGGAAACTCTAAGGAGGCCTTGGCCTCAAGCATCAGAATTATGAAAGAGAGTGCGGCTGATGCTGTTAAGCTAGAGGGCGGCAGTGAGGTTATTGAGTCGGTTACTCGAATTCTATCGGCTGGAATACCAATAATGGGCCACCTTGGCTTAACTCCACAGTCGATCCACAAGTTTGGAACCTATGCTGTGCGAGCAAAGGAGGATGCCGAAGCGGAGAAGCTGCTAAGCGATGCACACCTTCTTGAGGAGGCAGGGTGCTTTGCCCTTGTGCTTGAGAAAATTCCCGCGACTCTTGCAGAGAGGGTGGCACAGGAACTTAAAATTCCCGTTATTGGTATTGGGGCAGGTGGTAATGTGGATGGACAGGTGCTAGTAACACACGATATGCTTGGTATTACACAAGAATTTTCACCACGTTTCTTACGCCGATACCACAACCTTTTTGCAGAAATGCAAGGAGCGTTCCGAAACTACATCCAAGATGTGAAGAGTAATGATTTCCCTAACGAAAAGGAGCAATACTAGATGGCCTTTTCTGCAGAAGATATCTTATGGGAAGATAACCATATTATTGCGGTCAACAAAAAGGCAGGACAGCTTGTACAAGCTGACCCGTCTGGGGATTTAGCTCTGGAAGATGAGCTGAAAGACTTTATAAAGAATCGGGATAATAAGCCTGGAAAT from Williamwhitmania sp. includes:
- the dnaK gene encoding molecular chaperone DnaK; translation: MGKIIGIDLGTTNSCVAVMEGNEPVVIPNSEGKRTTPSMVAFVENGERKIGDPAKRQAITNPKKTIFSIKRFMGETFDKVQKEINRVSYVVVKGENNTPRVQIDDRKYSPQEISAMILQKMKKTAEDYLGQEVTEAVITVPAYFSDSQRQATKEAGEISGLKVRRIINEPTAAALAYGLDKKATDMKIAVFDLGGGTFDISILELGEGVFEVRSTNGDTHLGGDDFDHVIIDWLAESFLKEEGLDLRKDPMALQRLKEAAEKAKIELSSSSSTEINLPYIMPVDGIPKHLVKTLTRAQFEQLADKLIHATIEPCKKALSDAGLSTSDINEVILVGGSTRIPAIQQIVEQFFGKTPSKGVNPDEVVAVGAAIQGGVLTGEVKDVLLL
- the panB gene encoding 3-methyl-2-oxobutanoate hydroxymethyltransferase; its protein translation is MSLEGKVRVVTTHVLQEMKLRGERIAMLTAYDYSMARILDESGIDVVLVGDSASNVMAGHISTLPITLDQMIYHASGVVRAVKRALVVVDLPFGTYQGNSKEALASSIRIMKESAADAVKLEGGSEVIESVTRILSAGIPIMGHLGLTPQSIHKFGTYAVRAKEDAEAEKLLSDAHLLEEAGCFALVLEKIPATLAERVAQELKIPVIGIGAGGNVDGQVLVTHDMLGITQEFSPRFLRRYHNLFAEMQGAFRNYIQDVKSNDFPNEKEQY